TCGGCAACGACGTACTTTCCAGGTACGCCTTATGCCTCAGGATTTCGTCCGCCTTGCATCTAGGCATTTTTGATCAGCCTGGGACGATATCGCAAGAATAGGAAGCAAGGAGCAGTCATGGCAAAGGCAGCGAAGAACAGCGGCGACAATCATGAGATCGCGGTGACCCGGCCAACGTCCTCCGACCTCCAGAGGGCCATTCTCAAACACCTCCACCACTCCCAGGTCAAACCGACCCACTTTGCCACGCCCAACGACTGGTATATGGCAACGGCATTCGCCGTGCGCGATCAAATGCTCAACCACTGGCTCAGAGCGTTTTACGAGCTGACTTCGGCCAAGGAAAAGCTCAAGGTCGTCAGCTACCTGTCGTCTGAATTTCTGGTCGGCCCGCATCTGGAGAACAACCTGGTCAACCTCGACCTGAGAGGGGCGATCGG
The genomic region above belongs to Geoalkalibacter sp. and contains:
- a CDS encoding glycogen/starch/alpha-glucan phosphorylase — encoded protein: MAKAAKNSGDNHEIAVTRPTSSDLQRAILKHLHHSQVKPTHFATPNDWYMATAFAVRDQMLNHWLRAFYELTSAKEKLKVVSYLSSEFLVGPHLENNLVNLDLRGAIGKALAALGQDLGEILRQEIEPGLGNGGLGRLAACYLESMATLRIPAVGYGIRYEFGIFE